The following coding sequences are from one Capsicum annuum cultivar UCD-10X-F1 chromosome 3, UCD10Xv1.1, whole genome shotgun sequence window:
- the LOC107862894 gene encoding 11-beta-hydroxysteroid dehydrogenase A isoform X1, translating to MWYFINKNSIAQYSCTNICCKEQLVILIAMVLLNLIHKFLNIVVPPFALFSLLLFLPPYQFFKYFFSILGKVFSENVAGKVVIITGASSGIGEHLAYEYARRGACLTIAARREEILREVGERALDLGAADVLVVPADVSNVEDCRRIVDRTMSHFGRLDHLVNNAGMASVSLFEEIEEITNLRSIMDINFWGSVYMTRFAIPYLRYSEGRIVVLSSSASWMPTPRMSLYCASKAALVLFFEALRIEFGRDIKITLVTPGYVESEMTQGKFIDKTGKVDVNPQMRDVQVGITPVVKVEECAKAIVNGACRGERYVTVPAWFRVTYLWKVFCPEVVEWVLRLFCLTGSGTSPEDALSKKILDYTGVKKFLYPENIRELDLKTK from the exons ATGTGGTacttcataaataaaaattccATTGCACAGTACAGTTGCACAAACATTTGTTGTAAAGAGCAATTAGTAATACTAATAGCCATGGTGTTATTGAACCTAATTCACAAATTTCTCAACATAGTAGTTCCTCCATTTGCCTTGTTTAGCTTGTTGCTTTTCTTGCCACCTTATCAATTTTTCAAGTACTTTTTTTCAATATTGGGTAAAGTTTTCAGTGAAAATGTTGCTGGCAAGGTTGTCATTATTACTGGGGCTTCTTCTGGCATCGGCGAG CATTTGGCCTATGAGTACGCCAGAAGAGGTGCATGCTTAACCATTGCAGCCAGAAGAGAGGAGATTCTACGGGAAGTAGGCGAAAGGGCACTTGATCTAGGCGCCGCGGATGTTTTAGTGGTGCCAGCTGATGTTTCAAATGTTGAAGACTGTAGAAGGATTGTTGATAGAACCATGAGTCACTTTGGACGAC TGGATCATCTAGTTAATAATGCTGGAATGGCATCAGTttctctttttgaagaaataGAAGAGATCACTAACCTTAGATCCATCATG GACATAAACTTCTGGGGTTCAGTTTACATGACAAGGTTTGCAATTCCCTACCTGAGATATAGTGAAGGTAGAATCGTTGTGCTTTCTTCTTCCGCATCTTGGATGCCTACTCCAAGAATGAGCCTTTACTGT GCAAGCAAAGCAGCACTGGTGCTGTTTTTTGAGGCGCTAAGGATTGAATTTGGACGGGACATCAAAATAACATTAGTCACACCTGGCTATGTTGAATCAGAAATGACGCAAGGGAAATTCATAGACAAGACCGGCAAAGTAGATGTTAATCCTCAAATGAGGGAT GTTCAAGTGGGCATAACCCCAGTGGTGAAAGTAGAAGAATGTGCCAAGGCCATTGTGAATGGCGCTTGTCGCGGGGAGAGATACGTTACTGTGCCTGCTTGGTTCAGGGTCACCTACTTGTGGAAGGTTTTCTGTCCAGAGGTTGTTGAGTGGGTTTTGAGGTTGTTTTGCCTTACCGGTTCGGGAACGTCGCCAGAGGATGCTCTAAGCAAGAAAATATTAGATTACACTGGTGTTAAAAAATTCTTGTACCCAGAAAATATCCGGGAGCTGGATCTTAAGACCAAGTAA
- the LOC107862894 gene encoding 11-beta-hydroxysteroid dehydrogenase A isoform X2, with translation MDYMWYFINKNSIAQYSCTNICCKEQLVILIAMVLLNLIHKFLNIVVPPFALFSLLLFLPPYQFFKYFFSILGKVFSENVAGKVVIITGASSGIGEHLAYEYARRGACLTIAARREEILREVGERALDLGAADVLVVPADVSNVEDCRRIVDRTMSHFGRLDHLVNNAGMASVSLFEEIEEITNLRSIMASKAALVLFFEALRIEFGRDIKITLVTPGYVESEMTQGKFIDKTGKVDVNPQMRDVQVGITPVVKVEECAKAIVNGACRGERYVTVPAWFRVTYLWKVFCPEVVEWVLRLFCLTGSGTSPEDALSKKILDYTGVKKFLYPENIRELDLKTK, from the exons atgGACTACATGTGGTacttcataaataaaaattccATTGCACAGTACAGTTGCACAAACATTTGTTGTAAAGAGCAATTAGTAATACTAATAGCCATGGTGTTATTGAACCTAATTCACAAATTTCTCAACATAGTAGTTCCTCCATTTGCCTTGTTTAGCTTGTTGCTTTTCTTGCCACCTTATCAATTTTTCAAGTACTTTTTTTCAATATTGGGTAAAGTTTTCAGTGAAAATGTTGCTGGCAAGGTTGTCATTATTACTGGGGCTTCTTCTGGCATCGGCGAG CATTTGGCCTATGAGTACGCCAGAAGAGGTGCATGCTTAACCATTGCAGCCAGAAGAGAGGAGATTCTACGGGAAGTAGGCGAAAGGGCACTTGATCTAGGCGCCGCGGATGTTTTAGTGGTGCCAGCTGATGTTTCAAATGTTGAAGACTGTAGAAGGATTGTTGATAGAACCATGAGTCACTTTGGACGAC TGGATCATCTAGTTAATAATGCTGGAATGGCATCAGTttctctttttgaagaaataGAAGAGATCACTAACCTTAGATCCATCATG GCAAGCAAAGCAGCACTGGTGCTGTTTTTTGAGGCGCTAAGGATTGAATTTGGACGGGACATCAAAATAACATTAGTCACACCTGGCTATGTTGAATCAGAAATGACGCAAGGGAAATTCATAGACAAGACCGGCAAAGTAGATGTTAATCCTCAAATGAGGGAT GTTCAAGTGGGCATAACCCCAGTGGTGAAAGTAGAAGAATGTGCCAAGGCCATTGTGAATGGCGCTTGTCGCGGGGAGAGATACGTTACTGTGCCTGCTTGGTTCAGGGTCACCTACTTGTGGAAGGTTTTCTGTCCAGAGGTTGTTGAGTGGGTTTTGAGGTTGTTTTGCCTTACCGGTTCGGGAACGTCGCCAGAGGATGCTCTAAGCAAGAAAATATTAGATTACACTGGTGTTAAAAAATTCTTGTACCCAGAAAATATCCGGGAGCTGGATCTTAAGACCAAGTAA